One Rhizobiales bacterium GAS188 DNA window includes the following coding sequences:
- a CDS encoding Thioesterase superfamily produces MKSVEPGLVYSYSIATDASHSAEAFGNADVTVLGTAALIGFVETAAERCVRPYYDRGEASVGIGLHIRHIAPAPAGATVGARARLIDVNRRKLGFEVEISWNDAVLMIGTHDRAVIDLRSFLDRMGQAALVR; encoded by the coding sequence ATGAAGTCTGTCGAACCTGGTCTCGTCTATTCCTATTCGATCGCGACCGATGCCTCCCACTCGGCCGAGGCTTTCGGAAACGCCGACGTCACCGTGCTCGGCACCGCCGCCCTGATCGGCTTCGTCGAGACCGCGGCCGAGCGTTGCGTGAGGCCCTATTACGATCGCGGCGAGGCATCGGTCGGGATCGGCCTGCATATCCGCCATATCGCGCCGGCGCCGGCCGGGGCCACGGTCGGGGCACGCGCCAGGCTCATCGACGTCAATCGCCGCAAGCTCGGCTTCGAGGTCGAGATTTCCTGGAATGATGCGGTGTTGATGATCGGCACCCACGACCGCGCCGTCATTGACCTGCGCAGTTTTCTCGACCGCATGGGGCAGGCGGCGCTGGTGCGCTGA
- a CDS encoding carboxymethylenebutenolidase, producing MIEKDVVVTSRNGPIPSFAVCPEGPGPYPGILFYMDAPGIREELRNLARRIAKHGYFCLLPDMYYRLGNLRFDFVRRAEGMRATMMAAMNSLTNALVMEDTAAWLGFLDAQDKVKPGAVGCVGHCMSGRYVTTAAARFSNRLAACASLYGVGIVTDAEDSPHLAIDRIKGEMYFGFAETDEHVPDHVIPTLRAALDKAGTPYGLDVYSGSRHGFQFPERDVYETHAAEASWAKILAMWDRNLK from the coding sequence ATGATCGAGAAAGATGTCGTCGTCACCTCCCGCAACGGGCCGATCCCGAGCTTCGCAGTCTGTCCGGAGGGGCCTGGTCCATATCCGGGCATCCTCTTCTACATGGACGCGCCCGGCATCCGCGAGGAGCTGCGCAATCTGGCGCGGCGCATCGCCAAGCATGGCTATTTCTGCCTGCTGCCCGACATGTATTACCGCCTCGGCAACCTGCGCTTCGACTTCGTGCGACGGGCCGAGGGTATGCGTGCCACGATGATGGCGGCGATGAACTCGCTCACCAACGCGCTCGTCATGGAAGATACCGCGGCCTGGCTCGGCTTCCTCGACGCGCAGGACAAGGTGAAGCCAGGCGCCGTCGGCTGCGTCGGCCATTGCATGAGCGGCCGCTATGTGACGACGGCCGCCGCACGCTTCTCGAACCGCCTGGCCGCCTGCGCCTCGCTCTATGGTGTCGGCATCGTCACCGATGCGGAGGATTCCCCGCATCTGGCGATCGACCGCATCAAGGGGGAGATGTATTTCGGCTTCGCCGAGACCGACGAGCATGTGCCGGATCATGTGATCCCGACCTTGCGCGCCGCCCTCGACAAGGCCGGCACGCCCTATGGCCTCGACGTCTATTCCGGCAGCCGGCACGGCTTCCAGTTCCCGGAGCGGGACGTCTACGAGACCCATGCGGCCGAAGCGAGCTGGGCGAAGATCCTGGCGATGTGGGATCGCAACCTGAAATAG
- a CDS encoding Nicotinamidase-related amidase, with translation MTVPSPGGKGTALLVIDLQLGMFNGERIAPIHAGEMLLTRVQTLLLQARHSGTPIIYVRHAGQSGHLLEHGTPNWQIHPSIAPQSGEAIVDKRTPDSFHETTLMPVLTTAGVKSLVVVGAQTEVCVDTTCRRAFTLGFDVALVSDAHSTWDNDTLTADQIIRHTNQTLAGWFVHLVPAAEVGDCVQNF, from the coding sequence ATGACAGTTCCATCACCTGGCGGCAAAGGCACGGCGCTGCTGGTCATCGACCTTCAGCTCGGCATGTTCAACGGCGAGCGGATCGCGCCGATCCATGCGGGCGAAATGTTGCTCACGCGCGTGCAGACGCTTCTCTTGCAGGCTCGGCACTCCGGCACGCCCATCATCTATGTCCGGCACGCCGGTCAGTCGGGACATCTTCTCGAACACGGGACGCCAAACTGGCAAATCCATCCGTCGATCGCGCCGCAGTCAGGGGAGGCCATCGTCGACAAGCGCACGCCGGACTCGTTCCATGAAACGACGCTGATGCCCGTGCTCACGACGGCAGGAGTGAAGAGCCTGGTTGTCGTAGGCGCACAGACGGAGGTCTGCGTGGACACCACGTGCCGGCGCGCCTTCACATTGGGATTCGACGTCGCGCTTGTCTCGGATGCGCACAGCACCTGGGATAACGACACGCTGACGGCCGATCAGATCATCCGGCACACAAATCAGACCTTGGCCGGGTGGTTCGTGCACTTGGTGCCGGCTGCCGAGGTCGGAGATTGCGTGCAGAATTTTTGA
- a CDS encoding DNA polymerase-4, which yields MTSTIAQICRDCRSTLGEKRARCPHCGSPRLFAHPEWDKLAIAHVDCDAFYATIEKRDDPSLMAKPVIIGGGRRGVVSTACYIARIHGVHSAMPMFKARAACPNAVIIKPNMEKYVKVSREVRRLMLELTPLVEPVSIDEAFLDLSGTQALHGTPPSLTLMRFSEKVEKEIGVTVSIGLSFNKFLAKIASDIDKPRGFSAIGEAEALDFLGPKPVTILPGVGKAAAARFGREGVSTVLDLRRLEPRRMVSLLGNDGMRLTRLANARDDRRVTPEHETKSVSAETTFETDTRDAEVLLPILMHLSEKVSARMKASELGGSTITLKLKTSDFRLVTRSRTVSAPTNLAGRIYQAARALMQPELARGPYRLIGVGVSELVPAEEADRGDLADQSVAREAGMERAVDSLRARFGQGAITRGLVFAARQTGDKGRR from the coding sequence ATGACAAGCACGATTGCCCAGATCTGCCGCGATTGTCGCAGCACCCTCGGCGAGAAGCGGGCGCGCTGCCCGCATTGCGGCAGCCCGCGCCTCTTCGCGCATCCCGAATGGGACAAGCTTGCCATCGCCCATGTGGATTGCGACGCCTTCTATGCGACGATCGAGAAGCGCGACGATCCCTCGCTGATGGCAAAGCCGGTCATCATCGGCGGCGGGCGCCGCGGCGTCGTCTCGACGGCCTGCTACATTGCGCGTATCCATGGCGTGCACTCGGCGATGCCGATGTTCAAGGCCCGCGCCGCCTGCCCCAACGCCGTCATCATCAAGCCGAACATGGAGAAATACGTGAAGGTGAGCCGCGAGGTGCGCCGGCTGATGCTGGAGCTGACGCCGCTCGTCGAGCCCGTCTCGATCGACGAGGCCTTTCTCGACCTCTCGGGGACGCAGGCGCTGCACGGCACGCCGCCTTCCCTCACCTTGATGCGGTTTTCCGAGAAGGTCGAAAAGGAGATCGGCGTCACCGTGTCGATCGGCCTGTCGTTCAACAAATTCCTGGCGAAGATCGCCTCCGATATCGACAAGCCGCGCGGCTTCTCGGCCATCGGGGAGGCGGAGGCGCTCGACTTCCTTGGGCCCAAGCCGGTCACCATCCTGCCGGGGGTCGGCAAGGCGGCGGCGGCGCGTTTCGGGCGCGAGGGCGTGAGCACGGTCCTCGATCTGCGCCGGCTCGAGCCGCGGCGCATGGTCTCGCTCCTCGGCAATGACGGCATGCGGCTGACGCGGCTCGCCAATGCGCGCGACGACCGGCGCGTCACGCCCGAGCACGAAACGAAGAGCGTCTCGGCCGAGACGACCTTCGAGACCGACACCAGGGACGCCGAGGTGCTGCTGCCGATCCTCATGCACCTGTCGGAAAAGGTCTCGGCACGGATGAAGGCCAGCGAGCTCGGCGGCTCGACCATCACGCTGAAGCTGAAGACGAGCGATTTCCGCCTCGTCACCCGGTCACGCACGGTCTCGGCGCCCACCAATCTCGCCGGTCGCATCTACCAGGCGGCGCGCGCCCTGATGCAGCCGGAGCTGGCGCGTGGTCCCTATCGCCTGATCGGCGTCGGCGTCTCGGAGCTCGTGCCGGCCGAGGAGGCCGATCGCGGCGACCTCGCCGATCAGAGCGTGGCGCGCGAAGCCGGGATGGAACGAGCCGTCGACAGCCTGCGCGCCCGTTTCGGCCAGGGCGCCATCACGCGCGGGCTCGTCTTCGCCGCGCGCCAGACAGGCGACAAGGGGCGACGCTGA
- a CDS encoding CubicO group peptidase, beta-lactamase class C family, whose product MDWDGAGVMVEAIARDWTREQGPGGVILLFDGGRIRVAASGGLSDLASKIPCSPETVFRYASIGKQFLCALLMREGSIGFEDRLGDHLRLPAAIGELPVGRALDMTSGIPDLMEAYWQLGIAPSTVLGRDELLDFIMSLEGLNFPPGSEISYSNTGYRLVQAALEAKGIDYAASLHRAFFAPLGLGIVFPEDQTEPVPGLATGYWRSRAGWRSGRYGSYLSASGGLAGSALDLASWAQALLADRGAAAGLLAKLGAQRHLADGRPTRYGLGLARYGFAGSTLFGHGGSLPGYKNHVLIAPAEGAGIVVLSNREETDAQEIALRAMAKLLGTEMPMTVAQDLPEGRFIAEGEPLWLEHRAGAVTFLGAQQNVFRVAPAVAENRSAELPIRLQGDGDDLLAEIGLVRRRFRRSREDLTANPHWQGRFRWAAQHAELEIAISDGVAHLSCGIGPLRTSYALVPIAQDLALIERSDGPWRQRLCLQFRGDELRLIGNRARLLRFRRA is encoded by the coding sequence ATGGACTGGGACGGCGCTGGGGTGATGGTCGAGGCGATCGCGCGCGATTGGACGCGTGAGCAAGGGCCGGGCGGCGTCATCTTGCTGTTCGATGGCGGCCGGATCCGCGTGGCCGCGAGCGGCGGCCTCTCCGATCTCGCCTCCAAGATCCCATGCTCGCCCGAGACTGTCTTCCGCTACGCCTCGATCGGCAAGCAATTCCTGTGCGCGCTGCTTATGCGCGAAGGCTCGATCGGATTCGAGGACCGCCTCGGCGACCATCTGCGATTGCCGGCAGCGATCGGCGAGCTACCGGTCGGACGCGCTCTCGACATGACGTCCGGCATCCCCGACCTGATGGAGGCGTATTGGCAATTGGGCATCGCCCCATCGACGGTGCTCGGCCGCGACGAGCTTCTCGACTTCATCATGTCGCTCGAAGGGCTCAATTTCCCGCCGGGCAGCGAGATCTCCTATTCGAATACGGGCTACAGGCTGGTCCAGGCCGCGCTCGAGGCGAAGGGCATCGACTATGCGGCCTCCCTGCATCGGGCGTTCTTTGCGCCGCTTGGTCTTGGCATCGTCTTCCCCGAAGACCAGACCGAGCCGGTGCCCGGGCTCGCGACCGGCTATTGGCGAAGCCGGGCGGGCTGGCGATCCGGCCGTTACGGCTCTTATCTCTCGGCCTCGGGCGGGCTTGCGGGCTCGGCCCTCGACCTTGCCTCTTGGGCGCAGGCGCTGCTCGCCGATCGCGGCGCGGCCGCGGGGCTGTTGGCGAAGCTCGGGGCGCAGCGTCATCTCGCCGATGGCCGGCCGACCCGTTACGGGCTCGGCCTTGCGCGCTACGGGTTCGCGGGCTCGACCCTGTTCGGCCATGGCGGCTCGCTGCCCGGCTACAAGAATCACGTGCTCATCGCGCCGGCTGAAGGCGCCGGCATCGTGGTGCTCAGCAATCGCGAGGAGACCGACGCTCAGGAGATCGCGCTTCGCGCCATGGCGAAGCTGCTCGGAACCGAGATGCCGATGACCGTCGCGCAGGATCTGCCCGAGGGACGCTTCATTGCCGAGGGGGAGCCGCTCTGGCTCGAGCATCGCGCGGGGGCGGTCACCTTCCTCGGCGCGCAGCAGAACGTGTTTCGTGTCGCGCCCGCAGTGGCGGAAAACCGCTCGGCCGAGCTGCCGATTCGCCTGCAGGGGGATGGCGATGATCTGCTTGCCGAGATCGGCCTGGTTCGCCGGCGTTTTCGCCGATCACGCGAGGATCTGACGGCGAACCCGCATTGGCAGGGACGTTTCCGCTGGGCGGCGCAGCATGCCGAGCTCGAGATCGCGATTTCGGACGGAGTGGCGCATTTGAGCTGCGGCATCGGACCTTTGCGCACGAGCTACGCGCTCGTGCCCATTGCGCAAGATCTCGCCTTGATCGAGCGCAGCGACGGCCCTTGGCGCCAACGCCTGTGCCTGCAATTCAGGGGCGATGAGCTCAGATTGATCGGCAATCGCGCGCGACTGCTGCGCTTCCGGCGCGCCTAA
- a CDS encoding two-component system, cell cycle response regulator DivK, whose protein sequence is MAKTVLIVEDNELNMKLFNDLLEAHGYHTLKTANGVEAVELARAHHPDLILMDIQLPEVSGLEVTRWLKDDSELASIPVVAVTAFAMKGDEERIREGGCEAYLSKPISVAKFLETVKTYAG, encoded by the coding sequence ATGGCCAAAACGGTTCTGATCGTCGAGGACAATGAGCTCAATATGAAGCTCTTCAACGACCTCCTCGAAGCGCATGGCTATCACACCTTGAAGACCGCGAACGGCGTCGAAGCCGTGGAGCTGGCGCGCGCCCATCACCCAGACCTGATCTTGATGGACATCCAGCTCCCGGAAGTGTCGGGCCTCGAGGTGACGCGCTGGCTCAAGGACGACAGCGAGCTGGCTTCGATCCCGGTCGTCGCCGTCACCGCTTTCGCCATGAAAGGCGACGAGGAGCGCATTCGCGAGGGGGGCTGCGAAGCCTATCTGTCGAAGCCGATCTCGGTCGCCAAATTCCTGGAAACCGTCAAGACCTATGCGGGTTGA
- a CDS encoding two-component system, cell cycle response regulator, protein MTARVLVVDDIITNVKLLEAKLSAEYFDVKTAMNGPDGLAIVQAGECDIVLLDVMMPHMDGFEVCRQIKGDPLTAHIPVVMVTALDQPADRVAGLEAGADDFLTKPIDEVALIARVRSLVRLKSVQDELRARALRSKDMGMGDPFAIAAAESGLNGRILVIEDRPSAAERMFKSLSAFHMVEVEARGDNAVFHAAEHNFDLAIVSLNLDGHDGLRICAQLRSLERTRNMGVLMVSELEDKARLLRGLEIGANDFLMRPIDRNELLARVRTQVRNQRYAASLRNSVQQSMELAIIDPLTGLHNRRFLDSNVGDLVKDAARRARPLSLLVMDVDRFKLINDTYGHDCGDEVLRELAKRARECLRTHDLLVRFGGEELVAVLPDTGHGGAQAVAERIRESVHRRPFAIAGGGNAITVTISLGVAVMRHVQESHADLFKRADEALYRAKNEGRNRVVLDAA, encoded by the coding sequence ATGACCGCACGCGTTCTTGTCGTCGATGACATCATCACCAACGTCAAGCTGCTCGAGGCGAAGCTCTCCGCCGAGTATTTCGACGTCAAGACGGCCATGAACGGGCCGGACGGCCTTGCCATCGTGCAGGCCGGGGAATGCGACATCGTGCTTCTCGACGTGATGATGCCGCATATGGACGGCTTCGAGGTGTGCCGGCAGATCAAGGGCGACCCGCTCACCGCCCATATCCCGGTCGTGATGGTGACCGCTCTCGACCAGCCCGCCGATCGGGTCGCGGGTCTCGAGGCCGGCGCCGACGACTTCCTGACCAAGCCCATCGACGAGGTGGCGCTGATCGCGCGCGTTCGCAGCCTGGTGCGGCTGAAGAGCGTGCAGGACGAGCTGCGAGCCCGCGCGCTGCGCTCGAAGGATATGGGCATGGGCGATCCCTTCGCGATCGCGGCGGCGGAGAGCGGCCTCAATGGCCGCATCCTGGTGATCGAGGATCGCCCCAGCGCCGCCGAGCGCATGTTCAAATCCCTGTCCGCCTTCCACATGGTGGAGGTCGAGGCGAGGGGCGACAATGCGGTGTTTCACGCCGCCGAGCATAATTTCGACCTCGCCATCGTCAGCCTCAACCTCGACGGCCATGACGGGCTGCGCATCTGCGCCCAGCTGCGCTCGCTCGAGCGCACCCGCAATATGGGCGTGCTGATGGTTTCCGAGCTGGAGGACAAGGCCCGGCTGCTGCGTGGCCTCGAAATCGGCGCCAACGACTTCCTGATGCGGCCCATCGACCGCAACGAGCTGCTGGCTCGCGTGCGCACCCAGGTGCGCAACCAGCGCTATGCGGCGAGCTTGCGCAATTCGGTGCAGCAATCGATGGAGCTTGCCATCATCGATCCGCTGACCGGGCTGCATAATCGCCGCTTCCTCGATTCCAATGTCGGCGACCTCGTCAAGGACGCGGCCCGCCGGGCCCGCCCGCTCTCATTGCTGGTCATGGATGTCGATCGCTTCAAGCTGATCAACGACACGTACGGCCATGATTGCGGCGACGAGGTGCTGCGCGAGCTCGCCAAGCGCGCGCGCGAATGCCTGCGCACTCATGATCTCCTGGTGCGCTTCGGCGGGGAGGAGCTGGTCGCGGTCCTGCCTGATACCGGTCATGGCGGGGCCCAGGCGGTCGCCGAGCGCATCCGCGAATCGGTGCATCGCCGCCCCTTCGCCATCGCCGGCGGCGGCAACGCCATCACGGTCACGATCTCGCTCGGCGTCGCCGTGATGCGCCATGTGCAGGAGAGCCACGCCGATCTGTTCAAGCGCGCCGACGAGGCGCTCTATCGCGCCAAGAATGAGGGACGCAACCGGGTCGTTCTCGACGCGGCGTGA
- a CDS encoding LSU ribosomal protein L33P, whose protein sequence is MAKSITAKIKLVSTADTGYFYVTKKNTRTMTEKMSVKKYDPVARKHVEFKEAKIK, encoded by the coding sequence ATGGCGAAATCCATCACGGCCAAGATCAAGCTCGTCTCGACCGCCGACACCGGCTATTTCTACGTGACGAAGAAAAACACGCGCACCATGACCGAGAAGATGTCGGTCAAGAAATATGATCCCGTCGCGCGCAAGCATGTCGAGTTCAAGGAAGCCAAGATCAAGTGA
- a CDS encoding propionyl-CoA carboxylase carboxyltransferase subunit, whose translation MKPVLDKLEARRAEARLGGGEKRILAQHARGKLAARERIELLLDQESFEEFDMFVEHRCSDFGMEKTKIPGDGVVTGWGTVNGRKVFVFAKDFTVFGGSLSEAHAGKIMKLQDMALKMRAPIIGLYDSGGARIQEGVASLGGYAEVFKRNVIASGVIPQISVIMGPCAGGDVYSPAMTDFIFMVRDTSYMFVTGPDVVKTVTNEVVTAEELGGAKVHTSKSSIADGAYDNDVEAILQVRRLLDFLPANNIKGSPEWPTSDPLERAEPSLDTLVPDNPNKPYDIKELISKVVDEGDFFEIQEAFAKNIVTGFARISGRTAGFVANQPMVLAGVLDADASRKAARFVRFCDAFEIPIVTFVDVPGFLPGTAQEYGGLIKHGAKLLFAYSQATVPLVTVITRKAFGGAYDVMASKHIGADINYAWPTAQIAVMGAKGAVEIIFRSDIGDPDKIAARTKEYEERFLSPFVAAERGYVDEVIMPHSTRRRIARALAMLGSKQVERPRKKHDNIPL comes from the coding sequence ATGAAACCTGTCCTCGACAAGCTCGAAGCTCGGCGCGCCGAGGCGCGTCTCGGCGGCGGCGAGAAGCGCATCCTGGCGCAGCATGCGCGCGGCAAGCTCGCGGCGCGCGAGCGCATCGAGCTTCTGCTCGACCAGGAAAGCTTTGAGGAGTTCGACATGTTCGTCGAGCATCGCTGCTCGGATTTCGGCATGGAGAAAACCAAGATCCCGGGCGATGGGGTGGTGACGGGCTGGGGCACGGTGAATGGCCGCAAGGTCTTCGTCTTCGCCAAGGACTTCACCGTGTTCGGCGGCTCGCTCTCCGAAGCTCATGCGGGCAAGATCATGAAGCTGCAGGACATGGCGCTGAAGATGCGCGCGCCGATCATCGGGCTTTATGATTCAGGCGGCGCGCGTATCCAGGAAGGTGTAGCGTCTCTCGGTGGTTATGCCGAGGTCTTCAAGCGGAATGTGATTGCATCCGGGGTCATTCCGCAGATTTCGGTGATCATGGGTCCCTGCGCCGGAGGCGATGTCTACTCGCCGGCCATGACCGATTTCATCTTCATGGTGCGGGATACGAGCTACATGTTCGTCACCGGCCCCGATGTGGTGAAGACGGTGACCAATGAGGTGGTCACGGCCGAGGAGCTCGGCGGCGCCAAGGTGCATACATCCAAGTCCTCGATCGCCGATGGCGCCTACGACAATGACGTCGAGGCGATCCTGCAGGTGCGCCGCCTTCTCGACTTCCTGCCCGCCAACAACATCAAGGGCTCGCCGGAATGGCCGACCTCCGACCCATTGGAGCGGGCCGAGCCGTCGCTCGACACCTTGGTGCCGGACAATCCCAATAAGCCCTACGACATCAAGGAGCTGATCTCGAAGGTCGTCGACGAGGGCGATTTCTTCGAGATCCAGGAGGCCTTCGCCAAGAACATCGTCACCGGCTTCGCGCGCATCTCGGGCCGCACGGCCGGCTTCGTCGCCAACCAGCCCATGGTCCTGGCAGGCGTGCTCGACGCCGACGCCTCCCGGAAGGCTGCGCGCTTCGTGCGCTTCTGCGATGCCTTCGAGATCCCGATCGTGACCTTCGTCGACGTGCCGGGCTTCCTGCCGGGCACGGCGCAGGAATATGGCGGCCTCATCAAGCATGGCGCGAAGCTGCTTTTCGCCTATTCGCAGGCGACGGTGCCGCTCGTCACCGTGATCACCCGCAAGGCCTTCGGCGGCGCCTATGACGTCATGGCCTCGAAACATATCGGCGCCGACATCAACTATGCCTGGCCGACCGCCCAGATCGCCGTGATGGGCGCGAAGGGCGCGGTCGAGATCATCTTCCGCTCGGATATCGGCGATCCCGACAAGATCGCGGCGCGCACCAAGGAATATGAGGAGCGCTTCCTGTCGCCTTTCGTGGCGGCCGAGCGCGGCTATGTCGATGAGGTCATCATGCCGCATTCGACCCGCAGGCGCATCGCCCGCGCCCTCGCCATGCTGGGTTCGAAGCAGGTCGAGCGGCCGCGCAAGAAGCACGACAACATTCCGTTGTGA
- a CDS encoding ATP-dependent Clp protease ATP-binding subunit ClpA, giving the protein MPSFSRNLEQALHRALALANERRHEYATLEHLLLALIDDQDAAAVMRACNVDLEQLKANLTDYIDTELKNLAGAGREESKPTAGFQRVIQRAMIHVQSSGREEVTGANVLVAIFAERESHAAYFLQEQDMTRYDAVNYISHGIAKRAGAGDSRPPKGADQEREERSDTGNNEAKEGRTKKNEALQAYCVNLNKKAVEGKIDPLIGRELEVQRTIQVLCRRQKNNPLLVGDPGVGKTAIAEGLARKIVRGEVPEVLRDATVFSLDMGTLLAGTRYRGDFEERLKQVIKEIEAHPKAIMFIDEIHTVIGAGATSGGAMDASNLLKPALAAGTLRCIGSTTYKEYRQYFEKDRALVRRFQKIDVNEPSVPDTIEILRGLKPYFEEFHKLRYTNDAVKAAVELSAKYIHDRKLPDKAIDVIDETGASQMLVAENRRKKTIGVKEIEITIATMARIPPKTVSKDDAEVLRNLTETLERVVYGQDRAITALSSSIKLARAGLRDAEKPIGAYLFAGPTGVGKTEVARQLAASLGVELIRFDMSEYMERHTVSRLIGAPPGYVGFDQGGLLTDGVDQHPHCVLLLDEIEKAHPDLFNILLQIMDHGKLTDHNGKQIDFRNVILIMTTNAGAADLAKQAFGFTRTKREGDDQEAINRLFAPEFRNRLDAVISFGHLPKEVVAKVVDKFVLQLEAQLADRNVTIELSDEARVWLVEHGYDETMGARPMARLIQATIKTPLADEVLFGKLKGGGAVRVVVVADAEAAKAGQTNDKLGFEFPEGPVAPKPEKEIEQAAKRAKRKPRGSGGGSSGRSPSGKRSKLKGFFGGPDEGEVELVAKPIVRTVPKVPLVKE; this is encoded by the coding sequence TTGCCCTCTTTCTCGCGCAACCTCGAACAAGCTTTGCATCGCGCCCTCGCGCTCGCCAATGAGCGACGGCACGAATATGCGACGCTCGAGCATCTGCTGCTCGCGCTCATCGACGACCAGGATGCCGCAGCCGTCATGCGGGCCTGCAACGTCGATCTCGAACAGCTCAAGGCCAATCTCACCGACTACATCGACACGGAGCTGAAGAATCTCGCGGGCGCGGGCCGCGAGGAATCGAAGCCCACCGCCGGCTTCCAGCGGGTCATCCAGCGGGCCATGATCCATGTGCAATCCTCCGGCCGCGAGGAGGTGACGGGCGCCAATGTACTGGTCGCCATCTTCGCCGAGCGCGAGAGCCACGCCGCCTATTTCCTGCAGGAGCAGGACATGACGCGCTACGATGCGGTGAACTATATCAGCCACGGCATCGCCAAGCGCGCCGGAGCCGGTGATTCGCGCCCGCCGAAAGGCGCCGACCAGGAGCGCGAGGAGCGCAGCGACACCGGCAACAACGAGGCCAAGGAAGGCCGCACCAAGAAGAACGAGGCGCTGCAAGCCTATTGCGTCAACCTCAACAAGAAGGCCGTCGAGGGCAAGATCGATCCTCTGATCGGGCGCGAGCTCGAGGTGCAGCGCACCATCCAGGTGCTGTGCCGGCGCCAGAAGAACAACCCGCTGCTGGTCGGCGATCCGGGCGTCGGCAAGACCGCCATCGCCGAGGGCCTGGCGCGCAAGATCGTGCGCGGCGAGGTGCCGGAGGTGCTGCGGGACGCGACGGTATTCTCGCTCGACATGGGCACGCTGCTCGCCGGCACCCGCTATCGCGGCGATTTCGAGGAGCGCCTCAAGCAGGTGATCAAGGAGATCGAGGCCCATCCCAAGGCCATCATGTTCATCGACGAGATCCATACGGTGATCGGCGCGGGCGCCACATCGGGCGGCGCGATGGACGCGTCGAACCTGCTCAAGCCCGCTCTCGCGGCAGGCACGCTGCGCTGCATCGGCTCGACCACCTACAAGGAATATCGCCAATATTTCGAGAAGGACCGCGCTTTGGTGCGCCGCTTCCAGAAGATCGACGTCAACGAGCCTTCAGTGCCCGACACGATCGAGATCCTGCGCGGCCTCAAGCCCTATTTCGAGGAGTTCCACAAGCTGCGCTACACCAATGATGCGGTGAAGGCGGCCGTCGAGCTCTCGGCGAAATACATCCATGACCGCAAGCTGCCCGACAAGGCGATCGACGTGATCGACGAGACGGGCGCCTCGCAGATGCTGGTCGCGGAGAATCGCCGCAAGAAGACGATCGGCGTCAAGGAGATCGAGATCACGATCGCCACCATGGCGCGCATCCCGCCGAAGACGGTGTCGAAGGACGATGCCGAGGTGCTGCGCAACCTGACCGAGACGCTCGAGCGCGTCGTCTATGGCCAGGACCGCGCCATCACCGCCCTCTCCTCCTCGATCAAGCTCGCCCGCGCCGGGCTGCGCGATGCCGAGAAGCCGATCGGCGCCTATCTGTTCGCCGGCCCGACCGGCGTCGGCAAGACCGAGGTGGCGCGCCAGCTTGCGGCGAGCCTCGGCGTCGAGCTCATCCGCTTCGACATGTCGGAATATATGGAGCGCCACACGGTCTCTCGCCTGATCGGCGCACCGCCCGGCTATGTGGGCTTCGACCAGGGTGGCCTGCTGACCGACGGCGTCGACCAGCATCCCCATTGCGTGCTGCTGCTCGACGAGATCGAGAAGGCCCATCCGGATCTCTTCAACATCCTGTTGCAGATCATGGATCACGGCAAGCTCACCGACCATAACGGCAAGCAGATCGACTTCCGCAACGTGATCTTGATCATGACCACGAATGCGGGCGCAGCCGACCTCGCCAAGCAGGCATTCGGCTTCACGCGCACCAAGCGCGAAGGCGACGATCAGGAGGCGATCAACCGTCTGTTCGCGCCGGAGTTCCGCAACCGCCTCGACGCCGTCATCTCCTTCGGGCATCTGCCCAAGGAAGTCGTCGCCAAGGTGGTCGATAAATTCGTGCTGCAGCTCGAGGCCCAGCTCGCCGACCGCAACGTCACCATCGAATTGTCCGACGAAGCGCGCGTCTGGCTCGTAGAGCATGGCTATGACGAGACGATGGGTGCGCGCCCGATGGCACGCCTCATCCAAGCGACGATCAAGACGCCGCTCGCCGACGAGGTGTTGTTCGGCAAGCTGAAGGGCGGTGGCGCAGTGCGCGTCGTCGTGGTCGCGGACGCGGAAGCCGCCAAGGCCGGGCAGACGAACGACAAGCTCGGCTTCGAGTTCCCCGAAGGTCCGGTGGCGCCCAAGCCCGAGAAGGAGATCGAGCAGGCGGCGAAGCGGGCCAAGCGCAAGCCGCGCGGCTCGGGCGGCGGCTCCAGTGGCCGCTCACCCTCCGGCAAGCGCAGCAAGCTGAAGGGATTCTTCGGCGGCCCGGATGAGGGCGAGGTCGAGCTGGTGGCCAAGCCGATCGTGCGCACCGTGCCGAAGGTGCCGCTGGTGAAGGAGTAA